The proteins below are encoded in one region of Hordeum vulgare subsp. vulgare chromosome 3H, MorexV3_pseudomolecules_assembly, whole genome shotgun sequence:
- the LOC123440833 gene encoding chitinase CLP-like, with amino-acid sequence MSLHRSSAAALAALLALGVLLGSTAADDGGQPIVARVSKDASTSLYNIAIKVGGVPLLLDLAGPMLWLANCPSPHRIVPCVSPVCDEVSTTYRPPGCPKPGLRGEGQCACPAYPRNPVDGRCRSDDATTITLAASTTDGQNPIFPVTFRAVGSCAPGELLESLPAGVAGVAGFSRLPLSLPTQFASLLKVANEFALCLPSGGSDGVAVFGGGPFQLLAAPPVELAGRLRENPLPLLKHPYNGGYYFNITGIAVNQQLVPTPPGVFDLDASSGTGGAVFSTVTPYTALRWDIYWPLRNAFDAATSGIARADKVEPFDLCYQASALTVTRVGYGVANIELMLDGGRNWTLPGASSLVQVNNQTVCFAFVQMASSSSMPAALDSPAVILGGHQMENNLLMFDLVKETFAFSGLLLGIRTTCSNFNFTMGSSY; translated from the coding sequence ATGTCGCTACACCGCAGCTCGGCGGCTGCGCTCGCGGCGCTGCTGGCACTGGGGGTGCTGCTGGGCAGTACGGCGGCCGACGATGGCGGCCAGCCCATCGTGGCCCGCGTCAGCAAGGACGCCTCCACCTCCCTCTACAACATCGCCATCAAGGTCGGCGGGGTGCCGCTCCTCCTCGACCTCGCCGGCCCCATGCTCTGGCTCGCCAACTGCCCGTCCCCGCACCGCATCGTTCCCTGTGTCTCCCCCGTCTGCGACGAGGTGTCCACTACGTACCGCCCGCCCGGCTGCCCCAAGCCCGGCCTGCGCGGAGAAGGGCAGTGCGCCTGCCCCGCCTACCCGCGCAACCCGGTCGACGGGCGCTGCCGCTCCGACGACGCCACCACCATCACGCTCGCCGCCAGCACCACGGACGGCCAGAACCCTATCTTCCCCGTCACGTTCCGCGCCGTCGGGTCCTGCGCGCCTGGGGAGCTGCTGGAGTCGCTCCCGGCAGGAGTGGCCGGCGTCGCGGGCTTCTCGAGGCTGCCGCTGTCGCTGCCGACCCAGTTCGCGTCCTTGCTCAAGGTGGCGAACGAGTTCGCGTTGTGCCTgcccagcggcggcagcgacggcGTGGCAGTCTTCGGCGGCGGCCCGTTCCAGCTCCTGGCCGCGCCGCCCGTGGAGCTCGCCGGGCGCCTCCGCGAGAACCCGCTTCCGCTCCTCAAGCACCCCTACAACGGCGGCTACTACTTCAACATCACCGGCATCGCAGTTAACCAACAGCTCGTGCCCACGCCGCCCGGCGTCTTCGACCTCGACGCCAGCAGCGGCACGGGCGGCGCCGTCTTCAGCACCGTGACTCCCTACACCGCGCTCCGCTGGGACATCTACTGGCCGCTCCGCAACGCGTTCGACGCGGCGACGAGCGGCATCGCGCGCGCGGACAAGGTGGAGCCGTTCGACCTGTGCTACCAGGCGTCCGCGCTGACCGTGACCCGGGTGGGCTACGGCGTGGCCAACATCGAGCTGATGCTGGACGGTGGCCGGAACTGGACGCTGCCCGGCGCCAGCTCGCTCGTGCAGGTGAACAACCAGACCGTGTGCTTCGCGTTCGTCCAgatggcgtcgtcgtcgtccatGCCCGCGGCGCTCGACTCGCCGGCGGTGATCCTCGGTGGGCACCAGATGGAGAACAACCTGCTGATGTTCGATCTCGTGAAGGAGACGTTCGCGTTCAGTGGGCTGCTCCTCGGCATCCGCACTACCTGCAGCAACTTCAACTTCACCATGGGGAGTTCTTATTAG